From Candidatus Margulisiibacteriota bacterium, a single genomic window includes:
- a CDS encoding Rrf2 family transcriptional regulator translates to MQVSYKCDYALKVLLELALRRANGVISSQELSKKLDIPLKFLEQVLADLRKGGFIESRRGNMGGYALAAAPEKITLGAVVRHIDGPVEPIDCLNSAYKNCRDLETCAFKPVWAKVNKAVTDIIDEVSLEDIAHDALNASAALNYSI, encoded by the coding sequence ATGCAGGTCTCTTATAAATGTGATTACGCCTTGAAGGTTTTGCTGGAATTGGCTTTGCGCCGCGCTAATGGCGTTATTTCCTCGCAGGAGTTGTCCAAAAAACTGGACATACCGCTGAAGTTTTTGGAGCAGGTGCTCGCGGATCTGCGCAAAGGCGGTTTTATCGAGAGCCGCCGTGGCAATATGGGCGGCTACGCTCTGGCGGCCGCGCCGGAAAAGATCACGCTGGGCGCGGTCGTGCGACACATTGACGGGCCCGTGGAGCCGATCGACTGTCTGAACAGCGCTTACAAAAATTGCCGCGATCTGGAGACCTGCGCTTTTAAGCCGGTCTGGGCTAAAGTGAACAAAGCGGTCACGGATATTATCGACGAAGTTTCGCTGGAAGACATCGCCCATGACGCGCTCAACGCTAGCGCCGCGTTGAATTATTCGATTTGA